One window from the genome of Choloepus didactylus isolate mChoDid1 chromosome 2, mChoDid1.pri, whole genome shotgun sequence encodes:
- the LOC119516166 gene encoding V-type proton ATPase subunit E 1-like isoform X2 yields MALSNADVQKQIKHMMAFIEEEANEKAEEIDAKAEEEFSIEKGRLVQTQRLKMMEYYAKKEKQIEQQKKIKMSNLMNQARLKVLRARDDLITGLYQLLEPEMIIHCRKQDFPLVKAVVQKVIPMYKIATKKDVDFQIDQEAYLPEDIAGVIEVYSGDHKIKVSNTLESQLDLIAQQMMPEVWGALFGANASRKFLD; encoded by the exons ATGGCCCTCAGCAATGCTGATGTGCAAAAGCAGATTAAACACATGATGGCTTTCATTGAAGAGGAAGCTAAtgagaaagcagaagaaatagaTGCAAAGGCAGAAGAAGAGTTTAGCATTGAGAAAGGTCGTCTTGTGCAAACCCAAAGACTGAagatgatggaatactatgcgaagaaagaaaagcagattgAACAGCAAAAGAAGATTAAGATGTCCAATTTGATGAATCAAGCAAGGCTCAAAGTCCTCAGAGCTAGAGATGACCTTATCAC GGGTTTGTACCAGTTGCTGGAGCCCGAAATGATTATTCATTGCAGGAAACAGGATTTCCCTCTGGTAAAGGCGGTGGTGCAAAAAGTGATTCCTATGTACAAAATAGCCACCAAAAAAGATGTTGATTTCCAAATTGATCAGGAGGCCTACCTACCTGAGGATATAGCTGGTGTCATTGAGGTCTATAGTGGAGATCATAAAATAAAGGTTTCTAATACTCTAGAAAGCCAGTTGGATCTCATAGCCCAGCAGATGATGCCAGAAGTATGGGGAGCCTTGTTTGGTGCAAATGCCAGCAGGAAGTTTTTGGACTAA
- the LOC119516166 gene encoding V-type proton ATPase subunit E 1-like isoform X1, translating to MALSNADVQKQIKHMMAFIEEEANEKAEEIDAKAEEEFSIEKGRLVQTQRLKMMEYYAKKEKQIEQQKKIKMSNLMNQARLKVLRARDDLITDLLNEAKQRLSKVGKDTTRYQVLLDGLVLQGLYQLLEPEMIIHCRKQDFPLVKAVVQKVIPMYKIATKKDVDFQIDQEAYLPEDIAGVIEVYSGDHKIKVSNTLESQLDLIAQQMMPEVWGALFGANASRKFLD from the coding sequence ATGGCCCTCAGCAATGCTGATGTGCAAAAGCAGATTAAACACATGATGGCTTTCATTGAAGAGGAAGCTAAtgagaaagcagaagaaatagaTGCAAAGGCAGAAGAAGAGTTTAGCATTGAGAAAGGTCGTCTTGTGCAAACCCAAAGACTGAagatgatggaatactatgcgaagaaagaaaagcagattgAACAGCAAAAGAAGATTAAGATGTCCAATTTGATGAATCAAGCAAGGCTCAAAGTCCTCAGAGCTAGAGATGACCTTATCACAGACCTACTAAATGAAGCAAAGCAGAGACTCAGCAAGGTGGGAAAAGATACAACCAGGTACCAAGTGCTGCTGGATGGACTGGTCCTCCAGGGTTTGTACCAGTTGCTGGAGCCCGAAATGATTATTCATTGCAGGAAACAGGATTTCCCTCTGGTAAAGGCGGTGGTGCAAAAAGTGATTCCTATGTACAAAATAGCCACCAAAAAAGATGTTGATTTCCAAATTGATCAGGAGGCCTACCTACCTGAGGATATAGCTGGTGTCATTGAGGTCTATAGTGGAGATCATAAAATAAAGGTTTCTAATACTCTAGAAAGCCAGTTGGATCTCATAGCCCAGCAGATGATGCCAGAAGTATGGGGAGCCTTGTTTGGTGCAAATGCCAGCAGGAAGTTTTTGGACTAA